The genomic DNA AATGCCCACTGCTAGATGCAAATAAGACCTAGTCATGTAGCTGTGAATGACCGCATGGCCCACCTGCCTCTCGACTGTTGTGGAGGAGTCTGCAATTACCACTCCTCGTTTGTCACTCTGTGGTAGTTAGAAATATTTGCATATGATTTGTTGTCTCTGTGCAGATAATGGGACCTGCCCTGTGACTTTTCCACATGATGAAAAACATGCAACTGTATCCAGCTGGTCTTTCAGCTGCTGTATCAAATTCATGGGTTTTTGGCCTTGTGAAAATATTTCAACTGGCTCCTATTCTGGTTTAACCTCTATACTCAAGCAGCTTTCAGAGCTTAACACTAACTTTAGGATGACCTACCTACCTATCTACCTTCAGTTAGCCTTTTAACATCTTAATGTTGCATGTCTCCCTATTGCTTGATGGAGTCTCCCTTACCACCCATATCTGACGTTAATCATCATTCTCTGGATGAGTGCTAAGAAAAAAATGCCTTTTAAGTTTCCTCTAAGTGTGACTGGACTCCATTTCATTGTATTGATTGGTGTGGTATTTCGGGTATACGGGGAGCGGCTGAGTCAGCGCTGGGTGAAATAAACACTTTGTCCATGATGTGGATGCAGCAGCAGAAAACAACGTTTGGGTCGCGGCGGGGCAGTCAGTGCTGAGAGGGGCAACGCAACCTTGACTGCTGGTTATTTATGGCCATTAAGAAACATGATGTCATTTTTTTCCACTTGCCCTTGTACATAAGATCAATTCTGTGTTGCTTGAGACTTGTTTTTGTTGTACAGTGCACAAGATGATAGAAGTTCACAGATGGGCTAAAAGGGTGTGTACATATTTGCAGTGAAGTtttacagttgtgtgtgtgtgtgagtgtgtgtgtgtgtgtgtgcgtgagtgaaagACTGAATTAAAGAGAACTCATGGAAATTGATGTGCTGTTAGGCATGTTAAGACTTGTGTGTCTCAAATGGAGCTTGTTTTGAAGTTCAGACGTTTTGATACAAGGATAAGGTTGATTAAATAATGTAATGTGACTGGTTACCCTggtttcattgtttattttttacattcacacatacatttttatGTTTATTAAAAAATTACAGGAGACAGATATTACATATAGTTTGTtgtattgtttattttaatATTGAATATTAATAAGGGGCAGAGGCTATTGGCAAACTCGTCTACCAAACTGTTGCAAAATGATGTGATAGTTCAGTTAAGAGACCATtgtgaaatgattttttttgtaagcATATTTCAATGACACTGTAGTGTAGCACCATAGAACATCTCAAAAACACTCATgttgtttacatacagtattgatGACAAAATGAACATGGTCATTGTTCTGAATAAGGCTGAAAAGCCAGTGAGAAACCTCCAGCTCTCCTTCCATGTAATTTGAATTTCAGCAAAACTCACACCTTCCCTCTTAACCTGTTCCACAAGAAAACTCTGCAGAACTTTGGAGATTTGATGGGGCGTGTTGATCTGATTGAGCATTACAGACGTGACTCAGTCCATCCATATACTTGGCATACATTTTGAAGGGGTGCTGCATCTGAGTGACATCTGTGTTTGAGGAATACACCACTGAATAATAAATGCATTGtccatgaaaacaaaaacaaacaaaaaataaaaacaccaaCCAACAACAATAGTAGCAAcaccaacaataacaacaaacaacaacaacacggaAGTAAACAAGGGGATGGTTTTAAAAGAAGGAAGGTACATATTTGGAAGTAGATCGTTCAACCAAGCCTGAGTGTCACAGCTTGTTTAACTACACTCTTTTGTCCCTCTTCTGACAAACCGCTTCTTCAGCTCAACAGTGACGACGGTATCCTTTGCCCAGCCTCATCTATTCCCTGCACAATTAAAACTCCTTAAGCCGTAAGAAAATAAAGTAGGTTCtgatttgcattatataaaaaaatgtttccaaCAATAAGGATTATGTTTGAGACTTCAGAGGTAAGCGTCTAACCTAGCCGAAGAGGAGGTCGCTAGAATGTTTTGTTTACTGCAAAGCAAGAACTGATTGGTTATCGCCAGGGGTAACACATGGTGAACCCCTGTGTGATAATGACATTACAAACCAtccacactcatactcacttaCATCCtcccaaaacatacacacacacacacacacacacacacaaccatatctATATATTGAAGCTCTCACAATGTTGCATTACAGTGTCGTGTCCTGTGTCTCAtttgcacacaaccacacacacacacaaacaaacttgtTGCACAAATAACAGTTTAACTGTAATCTGCAGACATCCTCCCAAATGGAAAACTACACACTGTACACCGTACGCATACAAACATAACAGACTTAAACCACActgtaaagaacacacacacacacacacacacgtgtgtgcacacacacacacacacacacacacacacacacacacacacacacacacgcacagacatacacacacacacacgcctcgaAAAGCATAGGGTAAGATCCAATTGACGCCGAGGCGTGCATCAGATATGGCTTACTGTGGCTGTGCAGTAGTGGGGGAAGTGGAGGCTGCTCTGGCCccgcctcctccctccctcactcaaaTCCTATCAAATCCTTTGCCCAATAGCAGAGCTGAGTACGGACTGTGTGTATTCCTATACCTGAGAGACACGGAGAAAACATGCGTACCACGGAGCGGCAATATCAATAGCAAGTTAAGTAAGACACCTGGGCTGGAAGAACGTTCTCACGCTCTctcgctcacgctcacacacacacacacacacacacacacacacacactcacacacactactcacacacaccaacacattcaAGTGCTCCGACAAATATAAGTGCTCACATACAAACATTATCTTGGGGTGAGTATTTCAGAAAATCTGTCAACATGGAAGGTGGGGAAGCATGTTTTAGTGGGCATCATCACAGTACTTGCAAGAAGATATATCAGGGAGTGGGTAGAGGATGATTTGATATAACtacacatttttaaaatagGTCCTATCCCTACACCTATGTTAATTTTACAATTCCGAAGGGCCAGTAGGCCCCATGGGGGGGCCAGCAGCCAGACCAACAGATACCCCCTCTCTGCAGAGTGACTGAAGCTAAGCAGGAGTGGACTTGGTCAGGACTGGATGGGAGACCTCCTGGGAAAACCAAGTTGCAGCTGGAACTGGAGATTTGCTAACGGGGGAGACAGTCCTCTCTGTGGTCATAGGACAGCCCATATGTGTGGAAGGACCCACAGATGGAGGGTCGCCTTGTCCACCCTGAATATGACACCGCGGGCAGAGGGCGAGAACAGAGACTGGTGCCCAGCATGCCGCCGCGTGACTGGACCTTGCCAACGCACACAGAGCTGTCCCCCATCAACTTCGCTGCCCACGAGCGCTGAAGCAAGTGAGCGTTCCGACTCAGCCCCtgaacgcagagagagagagagagagagagagagagagagagagagagagagagagagagagagagagagagagagagagagaggcggaggtgGGACGCCAGGGCTTTGTCGGCCACGCCATAGGGGCAGAGCACCGGGAAGCCCTGAGAGGAAGGCATAGGGGTGAGCGTCCTGCCACCGGGCAGGAGACGCACTGGGGTTTAAGGGGTGAAAGGTCAGCGATTGGCGGTTCCCAGCTGATGAGCTGGACAGGCCCCGAAGAGGCGTGTGGCCTCACTCCCGACGGGTGGAGGCAACGTGGGGGAAGGTACATGGGGCCGAggcaccggggggggggggcatgaacaCTAACTAATTTAACAGGTAGCTTCAAAAACACAGCAGAAAGTTCATACTATAGTTCACCTGTTGGCACTTCATTGTATAGAGATTAAATTTAGACAGGTATATTCAAGCATTTTTAACCTAAGGTTCCTCTAGCAGGAGGGCTAACTGTATGCCATTACATTAACATACCTATAAGGAAAAAAATAATGTCTATGGAAGTTGCGTAAGTGTTCCATTAAATCCTAAATTCTCTGTATTAAACAAACTGTGACACACTCTCAAGAATCCCTCTGGACCAGTCTGAAGAAACTCTAGATTAAAATTAAAAAAGGCAATCCCCTCCCCCCTGTTTAGAACAATAcaagaacattaaaaaaaataataatcaaaatcaaaacaaaaactagGAATAAAAGTTTACACTGGTCATGCATCTTATAAAAAAACGCGCTTCTGCTGTTTCCTTTATGTCGGGATATTTACAGGTTATGTTACACAGGGACTGTACAGAGTCCGAGTCCGTTTGACGTCCACTGGTGAGTCAAAGCTCTTAGGCGCACATTAAAATCCAGACACAGCAGCCTTCTTCTGAGGTTTTGGTGAAGATGACAACcagcaaaatgtttttttttctccatttgaataaataattattactatttctttaaaaaacaaaaaaacagacacctttgattgacagctgatGAAGGAAGAAGTGGAAGAGCCCAGCCAGACAACTGTTACCATGGTAATGtcagggggtggggaggagctGGAAGGTGGAGGCCTGTGCAGTGTCCGATTTCGTGATGGGCACAGCAGCGAGTTCCTTAGCACGCCACGGCTTCTCCTCTTCCCCATGATTCAATTGTGGAAAGCTAAAAATCATGAAAACGTCTGTGGTCCTGTAACAACACTGAGCTTCCCAGGAcgattaacaacaacaacaaaaaaaacccacacacaccaccaatcaCTGGGCCAGAAGAGGGCGAAACAAACTCAGGAGGTCCATTTGACTGGCTCCTGAGATGATGAAAGCCGACCCTTTGGTTTATCGTCATTGGCCGCTGGCACCATCAGTCCGGTGATTGGACAGGCTTTTCTGTTGCTTTTGAGTCTGAGGCTTCAGTTGTTGCTGAcggtgctgctgttgctgctgtggttgttgacgttgttgctgttgttgttgttgttgttgttgctgctgtgcagTGGTGGTAGTGAAGGTGCCCTGCTGCTGAATTGGGAAAGCTGCCTGCAGGATGAGCTGAGTAGACTGGTTACCATGGAGCAGACGGGTCccctgcaaccacacacacacacacacacagcaagaagaTCAGCTTCCAAAAACATTGCCAATCATAAAAATCCTAACAGCAGGGCTGACATTTGAAACCAAAATGAACAAACAGCCAGATACAAACAGCCATACACATCCCAAAAGCAAATGAGTACATTTACAAATAGCCAGGTATACTGTAGAAACAGCTATACACATCCCAACAGCACATGAGGGAACAAATGCAAATATAACGGCAACACTCACACAACAGCTGATTGACTGCTCTTATCAACCTTGGTGGTAGGAGGTAGGAGGTAATTACACTTTCAAACATCCCTCCCTATTCCAATTCTTCGAATGAAGGCCTGCCCCTCCTTCCTGCTTTCCTCAATTAGCTCAAAAGCTGCTGCTGCCATCTGCTGTTTACCTGCAGGAACTGCTTGTACTgctgctgccctctgctgtttACCTGCAGGAACTACAcctgctgccctctgctgtttACTTGCAGGACCtacacctgctgctgctgctgctgccgccgccatcTGCTGTTCACCTGCAGCCAGTAACTGCACTTACTgctgctgccctctgctgtcTACCTGCAGGAACtacacctgctgctgctgctgctgctgctgctgccgccatcTGCTGTTCACCTGCAGCCAGGAACTGcgcttgctgctgctgtttaacGGCACCGCTAGGCAGTGCCTGCTGCTACTGCCCTCTGCTGTTTACCTGCAGGAACTgcgctgcctgctgctgctgctgctgctgctgcgcctgCTGGGCGACTCCTGACTGCACGACCTGGCCCTGGGCAGCCTGCGTCTGCGAGTCGACCTGCGTCTGGCccggctgcggctgctgctgaaGCGTGATGGCCTGGGGCTGGCCCTGCTGGAAGGGGCTGTAGGCCGTCACCACCTGCCCCATGAACATGGTGGTGGGCACCATGACCGCGCCGCACGTCATGGGCGCCGTCACCAACTTAGTGACCAGCTGCTGGCCGGCTGGGaacctgagagagggagggatagagacggagagagagagagagagagagagagagagagagagagagagagagagagagagagagagagagagagagagagagagagagagataaatggatACAGGAGTGGGAGGCGAGATGGACATGAATAAAAGAataggacagaaagaaagaaagtgtggaGAAAGAAAATATTACAACCTGATTATTATCAAGAGACAGGACAAACCAGgctaacaagtgtgtgtgtgtgtgtgtgtgagtgtgtacctgATCTGTCGGTCCTGGGTgaaggtggtgatggtggcacCCCCCTGGGAGCTGTTGTGTGCCAGGGTGGTTGCTATGGGCATCACGTTGGCAGAGCCAGGCTGTGAAATCATCATGTTGTATAGCGGAGTGGGCAAAGCACCCTGGGATGCACGCTGGGTCTGagggcaaagacacacacacagatatagtgTGACATCATCTGGACGAGTCAAAGATGACACAACCACTCACATGGAAGGCATGACTGGGCATTAAGTGAGGCACGCTTCGATGACATAATCAGGGATCAATATCCATTATTTTCTCCACAATTACATCAGCTTCTCTATGACATGACTGCATGTCATTCTAAACGTCATACTTCTACTATAATGACTGCCAGCCATGTAAAAGAAAAGGCCAATGCAGAAAAGAGCCCAAATCTCCTCTTTGCAATCATGTTAGTTTTGCTTAAAATCAAGAAGAAAGCCTTTAAGGTCAGCTCCTGAGGTAATGAACAAAGGattaaacagtaaaaaaaaaaaccaactaCGTAAATAATAACTGACTCCTTTCCCCAAACTGTCTCCTTGAAAAACGGAACTCATTCCTCTTCAGTCTTCCCACAAGACGCACATCTCCCACTTTCTCCAATCTCCACATGACCTAGTGAGCATCGGAGTGTGTATTGCGTGTgtatgctgcatgtgtgtgtgtgtgtgtgtgtgtgtgtgtgtgtgtgtgtgtgttttacctgtGCGAGggcctgctgctgttgctgggaagctgtggcctgctgctgctgctgctgttgttgctgctgctgctgctgctgttgttgttgttgctgctgttgttgtagttgctgttgttgttgctgcagctgttgttgttgttgttgctgttgttgctggacTGCGACTGCGACTGCCTGCTCGGAGCTGGTGACGCTCTGCTGCTGGCCAGGCTGGATGGTCAGCACATTTGCCTGAGTGCCCGCCGCTCCCAGCATGGTGGCACCACCCGGCGCCAGCTGCACGTTCAGACCACCCGACGCAGCCTGCTGCAGGAACATCTGAACaccggagagggagagggggagagagagagagagagggaaggagagcaagagagagagagagatcagatcaCAAATCAGCTCTAAATCTTCAGGGAAAGAAAGAGCCAGAAACACCACTAAGCAGATACTAGCTAGCTACACAGCAGAGCTCACAGGCATCATCATAAAAATAAACCTCTTTAAAACACAATGCATTGTAGAGCTAGAACTTTCAGACCGGCATCTGCAGAATCTATGCTATCAATGAGATTATCATATACTAAACTCTGTTGACAACTGCTCtgatgtttattattattcatttcatCCTTAATTCATCCAGGAAAGTCCCACTGACTGAGATACAATATCTCTTCTGCCTGGGAGTCCAGGCCAAGACTGGCAGCACATAAAAGTTCCATAAATACAGAGACCAAAACAGaagacacacactacagcactaaGTCAGTTAGACACAGGGATCAAATACATGAGACACACATATTTCAATGTATTTCAAATACTTTTAAATACATTCAGAGGTGGTAATGACTCCAGGTGAAGTATATTCTGAAGCTCATTGCAGGCATGAGGTGTATATGAGCAAATAGCAGTTTTCCCTCGTTCTGTTCGTGTTGTTGGAATGTTTAAGAGTATCTTCTCTGATGACTGTTTTGGTATTTTCTCTGGTGTGGAGTGTGAACCGATGTAGGATGGCAATCCACTAATGCTTTTActatgaaaatgaaaacatgCGTAGGCTGGTACTtaagtatttaaaaaaataaataaaaaaaaactgtttactCTTCATTTTGAACTATTGTGTTCTTTTcatttgtaagtcactttgtaCAAAAGCAAAAACAGCACATAATGACATGTTTTAAATCATGATACAACCACAACGATAACCATAGATGTAGATGTTCAATACTCTACCCACCACTGGTTGGCATACCTGCGTCCCCGTGCCCTGTACGCGGTGCAGCTGCTCCTGGATCTGCCGCAGCTCTTCCTGCTGCTTCTGGATGTTGGCCTCGATGGCACGCGTGCGCTGCTCCAGCTGGTCCTTCAGGTGCTGCATGGCATTCAGCTGGGCCGTgaactgcacacgcacacacacacgcacgcacgcacacacgcacacacgcacacacgcacacacgcacacacgcacacacgcacacacgcacacacgcacacacgcacacaccgcacacacacacacacacacacacacacacacacacacacacacacacacacacacacacacacacacacacgacaaggACGCAACAGCAGAAGGgacagaggtcaaaggtgaggGGTTGCCACAGGTGGTTctgcttcctctgtgtgtgtgtgtgtgtgactgctctaCGCTGTAGCCATGGGTAGGCTGTAACTGTGCCCATGCATTCTTGGCATCAGCACCAACACGGCTGATGAATTCATCTAAAACAAATGAGCTCAACGGTGCCAGATCCCCTTACAAATGGATGTTAATAATGCAGAGTGTTCTTCATTAGCCTTCAGATTTAATAAGGCCACTGGCAATAAGGTAGCCTGCAGAGGCTCTGGGAAATAAAGGTCTTTGCAGACACTCAAATCTGTAGTTTTGCATTGCTATTGCTCAGTGTCCAACGTGATGGGATACAATCTGAGGCTgcaaatttgcacaaaaatagtCCAGAAAAATAACAGTAAATAACAGTGCACATTAAGATTTAGTTCTATACTACACTCCAGTGTAAAAGTGTAACACTTACAataacactgtgtgtgcgtgtgtgtgtgtgtgtgtgtgtgtgtgtgaatccctCTTCCCAAAATGTTTGGATCTTGTTCCCGTTCTTAGCAAATTTGgatccaaataaaagcatttaAATGAGTGAAGTATGATGGGCATGCACGGGTCAGCACTGCAgtaatgctgctgctgcttgtgccTCTGCTATGTCTGGCATTTGAGAGGGAATGGGATTCTTTCTGTCAGTGATCCTGTCACCTTGTTTATGTCTGGTGTTACTCAGAAATGGTTGCTGTTCttggaggaagagtgtgtgtgtgtatgtgtgtgtgtgtgtgtgtgtgtgtgtgtgtgtgtgtgtgtgtgtgtgtgtgtgtgtgtgtatgtgtgtatgtgtgtgtgtgtgtgtgtgtgtgtgtgtgtgtgtgtgtgtgtttacctgcacAGCgggctgtgcctgtgcctgttgctgctgctgtggctgctgttgttgttgttgttgttgttgttgttgttgttgttgttgttgttgttgttgttgttgctgctgttgctgctgcgaCGGCGGCCCCAGTGGTGGTGTTGCACTCTGGGCCGTGGTCTGGGAGCACATGGACTACAGGAGGAACACAAGAGGACACACTCAGGGCTACAGCACACACCCTGCTGCTTGTTGtgcttgttgttattgttgcggttgttgttgttgctgttgctgttgttattgttgtggttACTGGTGTTGCTATTGTtgctgtggttgttgttgttattgttgctgtGGTTGTTTTATCTTGTGTCAGGTTGTGTGATGCTAAATAGGCTTGGTAGTTGATGGCCCAGGGTGGGAAATCCCCCTACCTATAGACCCTTCAATATTTGTAAACATCCAGAGCCTAGGTTGGGTGTGTGCGCAGCATGGGGTCAGAAAAATGGCGCAGCTAATAGAATACTGATGTGCAAAAGAGCTGCACTCACTGGTTCattctttttacttttttattatggCACCATGCCTAAACAAACGCATTTTGGGGTCAAACCGTCCTCAGTGTATTAAATAGAATATTCACTGTCATCCCAGGACTGCGAACCGCACTTTAATAAATTAGTCTTAGCTAATGGCGATCATCTGCCTGATCCTGAGCTGATAACAGAGTGGGTAAACAAAGTTCGCAAGCGACTAGAGATTCATCGGCCCGCCATTTATGGCTATCTGGCTGACAAGCTCGTTGTGTATACACTATACATGTGAAAAAGTAGCCATTTTTCTTGACGTTAAAGTCAACACACAATACAGCTTTCTGACCCCAATATGCGTGCTCATTTTTCTGTGGCGTGGACCGCGTAGGGGTCAATAACACAAGGAATTGCACAACTTTTCTGTGTGTCTAAGAAGTTAATCTGGTAATCTTGGTTCCGTTCAAAAACTGGTGGAAAAGCGAGCTGGTTCACTTGACAGCTCAGAACAATTCTGAACGGAATCAGTTTCAAGGTCCAGTTCTCTGTTGGTCTCTGTTGTTGGAGTGTGCAGTCGTGGCGGCCCAGCTCACCTGATTGCTGATGGAAGACCGGCGCTGGGAGGACATCTCAATGGTGGATGGGGCCGCAGGGTGGGGGGAGGTACTGGTGTCCAGCTGTATCTTAGAAGGCGTGGCTGAAATGCAAACAGACCAATCAGAGAGGGCTCTTCTTCAGGAAGTGAAATGTTATAGGGTATAGAATTATGACATCTCTTTTCAGTCTGATTACAGCACTATGGAAAACAGTCTCTATCCAAAAGCgctcgtgtctgtgtgtgtgtgtgtgtgtgggtgagagtaagggagtgagagagattgagagagaaagagaaagttgtTTAGGGGCATTCAGAAGTACCCACAATAGGGCCAATATCAATGGAAACCCCCCTGCCttaaagtgtgtgagtgcatatagtgtgtgtgtgtgtgtgtgtgtgtgtgtgtgtgtgatttagcaCCACTCACAGGCACAGGTGTTGTCTGAGATGGCGGTGTGGGAAGACTTGCGAGAGCTGCGGGAGGAAGTGGACGGCGAGCGACTGTGGCTGAAGCGCTCTAGCGCCTCCTTCAGGCTGGACGTGTTCAGCTGCGACTCGGAGCCAGAGTCCTGACCCtgctttcacaaacacacacaatggttacagatggatacacacacacacacacacacacacacacacacacacacacacacacacacacacacacacacacacacacacacacacacacacacacacacacacacacacacacacacacacacacacacacacacacacacacacacacacacacacacacacacacacacacacacacacacacacacacacacacacacacactcgcatcaCACCAGCTGACCTGGAGTCAGTTTGGGAGAAGTATTACCAGGCAAGGTCGCTCACCTTGTCAGTGATCTCAGGTGGGGATTCTTCGATGCCCATCCCTCGACGTCTCTCCGACCTCACCTCAGCGTAACTGGACAAAGAGGGAGCGAGAAGAGCACGAGATCACACAGTGTTGACAGTGAGCCTATGCGTCCACACAGTAGCTGACAAGAGTGTTGGACTTGGACACCAAATTAATGGTATTTACATTTTATGAGCCCAATTGCAATAAACCAATCACCATGCCAAGGAGGAAGTTATGGTTTAGCTCAATCTGAATGTCTATCTGTCAG from Sardina pilchardus chromosome 2, fSarPil1.1, whole genome shotgun sequence includes the following:
- the clockb gene encoding clock circadian regulator b isoform X2 → MTASIDSRDDVFDGLMEEDEKDKAKRVSRNKSEKKRRDQFNVLIKELGGMLPGNTRKMDKSTILQKSIDFLRKHKEIAAQSESSEIRQDWKPQFLSNEEFTQLMLEALDGFFLAIMTDGNIIYVSESVTSLLEHLPSDLVDQNLLNFLPEGEHSEVYKALSSHPEGDSLSPDYLKTKNQMEFCCHMLRGNIDPKEPPIYEHVKFIGSFKSLHTAPLVTRNGLEGVLQRALRPAFDDQVCFIATVKLVKPQFIKEMCTVDEPNEEFTSRHSLEWKFLFLDHRAPPIIGYLPFEVLGTSGYDYYHVDDLEALAKCHEHLMQYGKGKSCYYRFLTKGQQWIWLQTQYYITYHQWNSRPEFIVCVHTVVSYAEVRSERRRGMGIEESPPEITDKGQDSGSESQLNTSSLKEALERFSHSRSPSTSSRSSRKSSHTAISDNTCASTPSKIQLDTSTSPHPAAPSTIEMSSQRRSSISNQSMCSQTTAQSATPPLGPPSQQQQQQQQQQQQQQQQQQQQQQQQQQPQQQQQAQAQPAVQFTAQLNAMQHLKDQLEQRTRAIEANIQKQQEELRQIQEQLHRVQGTGTQMFLQQAASGGLNVQLAPGGATMLGAAGTQANVLTIQPGQQQSVTSSEQAVAVAVQQQQQQQQQQLQQQQQQLQQQQQQQQQQQQQQQQQQQQQQATASQQQQQALAQTQRASQGALPTPLYNMMISQPGSANVMPIATTLAHNSSQGGATITTFTQDRQIRFPAGQQLVTKLVTAPMTCGAVMVPTTMFMGQVVTAYSPFQQGQPQAITLQQQPQPGQTQVDSQTQAAQGQVVQSGVAQQAQQQQQQQQAAQFLQGTRLLHGNQSTQLILQAAFPIQQQGTFTTTTAQQQQQQQQQQQQRQQPQQQQQHRQQQLKPQTQKQQKSLSNHRTDGASGQ
- the clockb gene encoding clock circadian regulator b isoform X3 — translated: MTASIDSRVSRNKSEKKRRDQFNVLIKELGGMLPGNTRKMDKSTILQKSIDFLRKHKEIAAQSESSEIRQDWKPQFLSNEEFTQLMLEALDGFFLAIMTDGNIIYVSESVTSLLEHLPSDLVDQNLLNFLPEGEHSEVYKALSSHPEGDSLSPDYLKTKNQMEFCCHMLRGNIDPKEPPIYEHVKFIGSFKSLHTAPLVTRNGLEGVLQRALRPAFDDQVCFIATVKLVKPQFIKEMCTVDEPNEEFTSRHSLEWKFLFLDHRAPPIIGYLPFEVLGTSGYDYYHVDDLEALAKCHEHLMQYGKGKSCYYRFLTKGQQWIWLQTQYYITYHQWNSRPEFIVCVHTVVSYAEVRSERRRGMGIEESPPEITDKGQDSGSESQLNTSSLKEALERFSHSRSPSTSSRSSRKSSHTAISDNTCASTPSKIQLDTSTSPHPAAPSTIEMSSQRRSSISNQSMCSQTTAQSATPPLGPPSQQQQQQQQQQQQQQQQQQQQQQQQQQPQQQQQAQAQPAVQFTAQLNAMQHLKDQLEQRTRAIEANIQKQQEELRQIQEQLHRVQGTGTQVCQPVMFLQQAASGGLNVQLAPGGATMLGAAGTQANVLTIQPGQQQSVTSSEQAVAVAVQQQQQQQQQQLQQQQQQLQQQQQQQQQQQQQQQQQQQQQQATASQQQQQALAQTQRASQGALPTPLYNMMISQPGSANVMPIATTLAHNSSQGGATITTFTQDRQIRFPAGQQLVTKLVTAPMTCGAVMVPTTMFMGQVVTAYSPFQQGQPQAITLQQQPQPGQTQVDSQTQAAQGQVVQSGVAQQAQQQQQQQQAAQFLQGTRLLHGNQSTQLILQAAFPIQQQGTFTTTTAQQQQQQQQQQQQRQQPQQQQQHRQQQLKPQTQKQQKSLSNHRTDGASGQ
- the clockb gene encoding clock circadian regulator b isoform X1 is translated as MTASIDSRDDVFDGLMEEDEKDKAKRVSRNKSEKKRRDQFNVLIKELGGMLPGNTRKMDKSTILQKSIDFLRKHKEIAAQSESSEIRQDWKPQFLSNEEFTQLMLEALDGFFLAIMTDGNIIYVSESVTSLLEHLPSDLVDQNLLNFLPEGEHSEVYKALSSHPEGDSLSPDYLKTKNQMEFCCHMLRGNIDPKEPPIYEHVKFIGSFKSLHTAPLVTRNGLEGVLQRALRPAFDDQVCFIATVKLVKPQFIKEMCTVDEPNEEFTSRHSLEWKFLFLDHRAPPIIGYLPFEVLGTSGYDYYHVDDLEALAKCHEHLMQYGKGKSCYYRFLTKGQQWIWLQTQYYITYHQWNSRPEFIVCVHTVVSYAEVRSERRRGMGIEESPPEITDKGQDSGSESQLNTSSLKEALERFSHSRSPSTSSRSSRKSSHTAISDNTCASTPSKIQLDTSTSPHPAAPSTIEMSSQRRSSISNQSMCSQTTAQSATPPLGPPSQQQQQQQQQQQQQQQQQQQQQQQQQQPQQQQQAQAQPAVQFTAQLNAMQHLKDQLEQRTRAIEANIQKQQEELRQIQEQLHRVQGTGTQVCQPVMFLQQAASGGLNVQLAPGGATMLGAAGTQANVLTIQPGQQQSVTSSEQAVAVAVQQQQQQQQQQLQQQQQQLQQQQQQQQQQQQQQQQQQQQQQATASQQQQQALAQTQRASQGALPTPLYNMMISQPGSANVMPIATTLAHNSSQGGATITTFTQDRQIRFPAGQQLVTKLVTAPMTCGAVMVPTTMFMGQVVTAYSPFQQGQPQAITLQQQPQPGQTQVDSQTQAAQGQVVQSGVAQQAQQQQQQQQAAQFLQGTRLLHGNQSTQLILQAAFPIQQQGTFTTTTAQQQQQQQQQQQQRQQPQQQQQHRQQQLKPQTQKQQKSLSNHRTDGASGQ